The following coding sequences are from one Paenibacillus tundrae window:
- a CDS encoding carbohydrate-binding domain-containing protein: protein MKKKVIAGSKLWSIAMITALVTACSAPAATNTTANAATTTTGTTKTVSVSEQTSVKFADLVSLDADDTNVIWTEADSTIIKLNGTTAAVTGSGAKAANGTVTISEAGTYVLSGELTDGQIVVNVADKGVVHLVLNGAKIHDNDSAGIYIQKAGKAVITLEKGTKNEVSDGKTYVYADDTTDEPDAAIFSKADLTFNGTGQLTVTGNYNEGITSKDDLKVISGTINVKAADDGIKGKDMVAIQAGTITVDAAGDGIKSTNDTDTSKGFVAIAGGTFNIESGSDGIQAETALVTDGGTYNIVTAGGSANAPAKVEERPFGGGGGGGFGGGTPPTDMGTPPTDMGTPPDGERPADMPDNTGVNAAADTNNTAASNSANIATTETNADADTATTTTEEESISAKALKAGTDLTVNGGTYTIDSMDDSLHSNNNVTVNDGTFSLKSGDDGIHADQALTINGGEITIANSYEGLEGAIITLNDGNVDVTASDDGVNAAGGEETTTTATAEASPNTDTTAATSTTDQKNTNAAQQNGAPGGMPGESSGNNELHINGGSLTVNAGGDGLDANGSIYMTGGTVIVNGPTDNGNGALDYDGSFEMSGGYLIAAGSSGMVQGTSDASTQNAIVMTFPSTQQAGTLVHVEDSEGNSILTFAPAKDYQSVVVSSPDLEADGSYVIYSGGTSTGTAEDGLYTDGTYSGGTKVVAFQSTSNVTWVNESGVTTAQSGMGGFGGGNGQGGFGGGRGRGQSGTTSDSTSTSDSAK from the coding sequence ATGAAGAAGAAAGTGATAGCCGGCAGCAAACTGTGGTCTATAGCGATGATTACTGCACTCGTGACAGCATGCAGCGCCCCAGCAGCAACGAATACAACAGCCAATGCGGCAACAACAACGACAGGAACCACCAAAACCGTCTCCGTGAGTGAGCAAACTTCGGTCAAATTCGCCGACCTCGTCTCACTGGATGCAGATGATACCAATGTGATCTGGACTGAAGCGGACTCCACGATCATCAAACTGAATGGGACAACCGCAGCAGTGACTGGATCGGGAGCCAAAGCAGCAAATGGTACGGTAACCATCTCAGAAGCCGGTACTTATGTGCTTAGTGGTGAACTGACAGATGGGCAAATTGTGGTGAACGTTGCGGATAAAGGCGTCGTGCACCTCGTGTTAAACGGGGCAAAGATTCATGATAACGATAGTGCAGGGATCTACATTCAGAAGGCTGGCAAAGCCGTCATTACACTTGAAAAAGGAACGAAAAATGAAGTTTCGGATGGCAAAACCTACGTATACGCCGATGATACGACGGACGAGCCGGATGCAGCTATCTTTAGCAAAGCAGATCTGACGTTCAACGGTACAGGACAATTAACAGTGACAGGTAATTATAACGAGGGCATTACGAGTAAGGATGATCTGAAAGTTATCAGCGGCACGATCAACGTCAAGGCTGCCGATGACGGCATCAAAGGTAAAGACATGGTTGCGATTCAGGCGGGCACAATCACTGTCGATGCAGCAGGCGATGGAATTAAATCCACCAATGATACCGATACCTCTAAAGGCTTTGTGGCCATTGCGGGTGGTACCTTCAACATCGAAAGTGGTAGTGACGGTATTCAAGCTGAGACTGCCCTTGTTACGGATGGCGGCACATACAATATTGTGACTGCTGGAGGAAGTGCAAATGCACCAGCCAAAGTAGAAGAGAGACCGTTTGGCGGTGGTGGTGGCGGTGGTTTTGGTGGTGGCACACCTCCAACAGACATGGGTACACCACCTACGGATATGGGTACACCGCCGGATGGCGAGCGTCCTGCCGATATGCCGGATAATACTGGCGTCAATGCTGCAGCAGACACCAACAACACAGCTGCATCCAACTCTGCCAATATAGCAACGACGGAAACCAATGCCGATGCAGACACAGCCACCACGACAACGGAAGAAGAGTCCATCAGCGCCAAAGCACTCAAAGCTGGTACTGATCTCACGGTTAACGGTGGTACCTATACGATTGATTCCATGGATGATTCCCTGCACAGTAACAATAATGTCACTGTAAATGACGGAACATTCAGCCTGAAGTCTGGCGATGACGGAATCCATGCAGATCAAGCCCTTACCATCAATGGTGGAGAAATCACAATTGCGAACAGTTATGAAGGACTTGAGGGTGCAATCATTACATTGAATGACGGAAATGTGGATGTCACAGCATCCGATGATGGCGTTAATGCAGCTGGTGGTGAAGAGACTACAACCACCGCTACCGCTGAAGCTAGTCCAAACACGGATACAACAGCTGCAACATCAACTACCGATCAGAAGAACACGAATGCAGCACAACAAAACGGTGCACCTGGTGGTATGCCGGGTGAATCATCTGGCAACAACGAATTGCATATTAACGGCGGATCACTCACTGTGAATGCAGGCGGTGACGGGCTGGATGCGAACGGTTCGATCTACATGACAGGTGGTACTGTAATCGTCAATGGTCCAACAGACAATGGCAATGGAGCACTCGACTATGATGGCTCATTTGAGATGAGCGGTGGATATCTGATCGCAGCCGGAAGTTCAGGCATGGTACAAGGTACATCTGATGCGTCCACTCAAAATGCAATTGTCATGACATTCCCTTCCACTCAACAAGCAGGAACACTCGTTCATGTCGAAGACAGTGAAGGCAACAGCATTCTAACGTTTGCTCCAGCGAAGGATTACCAATCCGTAGTTGTTAGCTCCCCTGACCTAGAAGCAGATGGATCTTATGTCATCTACTCTGGCGGAACCTCCACAGGCACAGCCGAGGACGGACTGTACACAGATGGCACTTACAGCGGCGGAACAAAAGTCGTTGCATTCCAATCCACAAGCAATGTAACTTGGGTCAATGAATCAGGTGTCACTACAGCTCAGTCAGGCATGGGCGGTTTTGGTGGAGGTAATGGTCAAGGTGGATTTGGAGGCGGAAGAGGCCGCGGACAATCTGGCACTACTTCTGACAGCACAAGTACAAGCGATTCAGCAAAATAA
- a CDS encoding SDR family NAD(P)-dependent oxidoreductase yields MSTSYTHTAVITGAAGGIGKELARRLAERKINLVLVDLNQEAIEQTIADLNLDQEHVIAVKANVSQEEDVKNYVQKALDAFGRIDYFANNAGIEGPTGSIDELSVEALDLVYNVNVRGVFLGLQNVIPVMKKQKSGAILNTSSLAGLMGAPGMSPYIMSKHAVVGLTRTAANELASSNIRVNAVLPGTINTRMMRQIEANSGNVDDYQSATVSTIPMGRYGEAAEVAAVMNFLLSEEASYVTGSLYTVDGGMVGQ; encoded by the coding sequence ATGAGTACATCCTACACACATACAGCCGTAATTACTGGTGCAGCCGGAGGAATTGGTAAAGAATTAGCACGCCGCCTTGCTGAGCGCAAAATCAATCTGGTGCTGGTCGATTTGAATCAAGAAGCGATTGAGCAGACCATTGCAGACCTTAATCTAGATCAAGAGCATGTCATTGCGGTAAAAGCCAACGTATCTCAAGAAGAAGACGTTAAAAATTATGTGCAAAAAGCACTTGATGCCTTTGGAAGAATCGATTACTTCGCGAATAACGCAGGTATTGAAGGGCCAACTGGCTCCATTGATGAACTGAGTGTTGAAGCACTCGACCTCGTATACAATGTCAACGTACGTGGTGTATTCCTAGGTTTGCAAAATGTCATTCCTGTGATGAAAAAACAAAAATCCGGAGCGATTCTGAACACATCCTCCCTTGCAGGCTTAATGGGAGCTCCAGGGATGTCTCCATATATTATGTCTAAACATGCTGTAGTCGGTCTTACCCGTACAGCTGCGAATGAACTGGCATCCTCCAATATCCGAGTTAATGCCGTATTGCCAGGCACAATCAACACGCGTATGATGCGTCAGATTGAAGCAAACTCTGGTAATGTGGATGACTATCAATCAGCAACAGTTTCTACCATTCCAATGGGTCGCTATGGCGAAGCAGCCGAAGTTGCTGCCGTAATGAACTTCCTCTTGTCCGAAGAAGCTTCTTATGTAACAGGCTCCCTCTACACTGTGGACGGCGGCATGGTTGGTCAATAA
- a CDS encoding sensor histidine kinase, with protein MFKKLRNRFLIVNLVSISIMMLVAFAMIYTITYQNVQRETNMELYKVSDFYHGPYNSSKMPRGEEGFSGVAGSGTSGTSGASNASGIGSPPADGLGENGGGLGEDPNSPPARSVSFMIQTDNDWKITNTHSRFDMDATFYEEALGKVDQDKLSGGNRQTGQFALDSTEWAYVINPSSDGYMVVFIDVTAQQGILTNLIYTFAVVGLAMLIVIYFLSRYFANRSIKPVREAFEKQKQFIADASHELKTPLAIINTNADVLLANSDDTIEHQAKWLHYIKSETERMSKLTSSLLYLTEIDDSRSTMIHAKFNMSDAVETIILTMEAMIFEKSISLDYSIEPELMVHGNNEQIKQVILILLDNAVKYAKSKGAVNVTLKKQNNEVVLAVSNTGEGIAPEHLDRIFDRFYRTDSSRARQHGGHGLGLAIARSIVDQHKGQIYARSVVGEGATFYVRLT; from the coding sequence ATGTTCAAGAAACTCAGAAATCGATTCCTCATCGTGAACCTAGTGTCCATCTCAATTATGATGCTGGTCGCCTTCGCAATGATCTATACAATTACCTATCAGAATGTGCAGCGCGAGACCAATATGGAGCTGTACAAGGTATCTGATTTCTATCACGGTCCTTATAATTCTTCCAAAATGCCGCGTGGCGAAGAAGGGTTCTCTGGTGTAGCAGGTTCAGGTACGTCGGGTACATCGGGTGCGTCAAATGCGTCAGGCATAGGATCACCGCCAGCGGATGGACTCGGGGAGAATGGAGGAGGGCTAGGCGAAGATCCTAACTCTCCGCCTGCACGTTCCGTATCGTTTATGATCCAGACAGATAATGATTGGAAGATTACCAATACACATTCTCGCTTCGATATGGATGCTACCTTTTATGAAGAGGCTCTGGGAAAGGTCGATCAGGATAAGCTGAGCGGGGGGAATCGTCAGACCGGACAATTTGCACTGGATAGCACCGAGTGGGCTTATGTAATTAATCCGAGCAGTGATGGGTATATGGTCGTGTTCATTGATGTAACGGCACAACAGGGCATTCTTACGAACTTGATCTATACGTTTGCGGTTGTAGGGCTCGCGATGCTGATCGTCATTTATTTCCTGAGCCGCTACTTCGCGAATCGTTCCATTAAGCCTGTTCGTGAAGCATTCGAGAAGCAGAAGCAATTCATTGCCGATGCATCTCACGAACTGAAAACACCACTTGCGATCATCAATACCAATGCCGATGTGTTACTCGCCAATAGCGATGATACCATCGAACATCAAGCCAAATGGCTTCATTACATTAAGTCCGAGACAGAGCGGATGTCCAAACTGACGAGTAGTCTGCTCTATCTGACCGAGATTGATGATTCCCGATCTACGATGATTCATGCCAAGTTTAATATGAGCGATGCCGTTGAGACGATCATTTTGACGATGGAAGCGATGATATTTGAGAAAAGCATTTCCCTTGACTACAGTATAGAGCCTGAGCTTATGGTTCATGGCAACAATGAACAGATTAAGCAGGTCATTCTGATCCTACTCGACAATGCCGTGAAATACGCTAAATCCAAGGGTGCAGTGAATGTCACGTTGAAGAAGCAGAATAACGAAGTAGTGCTTGCGGTGTCTAACACTGGTGAGGGGATTGCCCCTGAGCATCTGGATCGAATCTTCGATCGTTTCTATCGAACGGATTCCTCGCGTGCTCGTCAACATGGTGGACATGGTCTTGGACTTGCGATTGCACGTTCTATTGTGGATCAACATAAAGGTCAGATATATGCCCGAAGCGTGGTTGGAGAAGGCGCAACGTTCTACGTGCGATTAACCTAG
- a CDS encoding polyphosphate polymerase domain-containing protein yields MAIEVFNRYESKYLLTDEQYEHFYSDLLKYMELDAYNKKHEFYSISNLYFDTPQDSLIRASLSKPKYKEKLRLRAYGVPEENAKVYLEIKKKVFGLVNKRRTALKLDEAYEFVRTGQAPELADYMNKQVVEEIKYFLRLYDLEPKVYLAYERKALFDKNSRDLRITFDTNIRSRRYDLKLEQGDYGEPLVKDGRWLMEVKAEKTVPIWLSQLLSEHGLYRTGFSKYGNEYRHLVRTTNLNYQTERVLVPGTDFEPAMEQEQSIRERERVLYA; encoded by the coding sequence ATGGCAATTGAAGTATTCAACCGATATGAGAGCAAGTATCTACTGACGGACGAACAATACGAACATTTCTACAGCGATCTGCTGAAATACATGGAACTGGACGCCTACAACAAAAAACATGAATTCTACTCCATCAGTAACCTTTACTTCGATACACCGCAAGATTCACTAATTCGCGCTAGTCTCTCCAAACCGAAATACAAGGAGAAGCTGCGGCTGAGAGCATACGGTGTACCTGAGGAGAATGCCAAAGTGTACTTAGAGATCAAAAAGAAAGTATTCGGCCTGGTCAACAAGCGCAGAACAGCACTGAAGCTGGATGAAGCCTACGAGTTCGTTCGTACTGGGCAGGCGCCGGAACTCGCTGATTACATGAACAAGCAGGTCGTTGAGGAGATCAAATACTTCCTCCGGCTGTATGATCTTGAACCGAAAGTGTATCTAGCGTATGAACGCAAAGCATTGTTTGACAAGAACAGCCGCGATCTCCGCATTACCTTTGATACCAACATTCGTAGCCGCAGATACGATCTGAAGCTGGAACAGGGAGATTACGGCGAGCCGCTTGTGAAGGACGGTCGATGGCTCATGGAAGTGAAGGCAGAGAAAACCGTTCCGATCTGGCTGTCTCAACTGTTATCCGAACACGGACTCTACCGTACTGGATTCTCCAAATACGGCAACGAATACAGACATCTGGTGAGAACAACGAACCTGAACTACCAGACAGAGCGTGTACTCGTACCAGGTACAGACTTCGAACCTGCAATGGAACAAGAACAATCAATTAGAGAAAGAGAGCGTGTCCTATATGCTTGA
- a CDS encoding DUF4956 domain-containing protein has product MLDSLFSSALDDTTLTFSSSVITIGLAIILGLIISLTYMKTNQSTYSQSFTLTMVVLPVIVAIIILLIGSNIARAFSLAGAFSIIRFRSAPGDPKDIAYVLFTMASGLACGVGAFGYAVLFTVVLCVLMFVLSRFNFGGKKSQQKTLKVTIPENLSYEEALNEVFHTFNVPFDLKKIRTTELGSLYELVYSVTIHESVSQKEFLDAIRTRNGNLDISLTMSPTTDY; this is encoded by the coding sequence ATGCTTGATTCATTATTCAGCTCCGCATTAGACGATACAACACTAACCTTTAGCAGTTCCGTTATCACCATTGGACTTGCCATTATTCTGGGACTCATCATTAGTCTCACCTACATGAAGACCAATCAGAGCACATACTCACAGAGCTTCACCTTGACCATGGTTGTTCTACCAGTCATTGTCGCCATTATCATCCTGCTCATCGGCAGCAACATTGCCCGAGCGTTCAGCTTGGCGGGTGCCTTCTCTATTATCCGTTTCCGGAGCGCACCTGGTGACCCGAAAGATATCGCATACGTATTGTTCACGATGGCATCTGGTCTAGCGTGCGGAGTCGGTGCTTTTGGATACGCGGTTCTATTCACAGTTGTTCTGTGTGTACTGATGTTTGTCCTGAGTCGCTTCAACTTCGGCGGCAAGAAGAGCCAGCAGAAAACACTGAAAGTAACTATTCCCGAGAACCTAAGCTATGAAGAAGCACTGAACGAAGTGTTCCATACATTCAACGTACCTTTTGATCTGAAAAAAATCAGAACGACCGAACTTGGTAGTCTGTACGAGTTGGTATACAGCGTAACTATCCACGAAAGTGTTAGCCAGAAGGAATTCCTCGACGCGATCCGTACACGGAACGGCAACCTGGATATCTCCTTAACGATGAGCCCAACCACCGACTATTAA
- a CDS encoding TetR/AcrR family transcriptional regulator: MLIIEHPQDRRARRTQDAIIAAAVSLILEKGADAVTIRDITERADYNRGTFYLHFPGKPELLEFILEDFMQGVGQAYAEPYAHLKEVDMTALLPSTMPVFNYIEAHQDIFRALITMHSDMSSRLCNMFRTYLTQDFVLVTEDSEHVINYDIMLSYLVSATVGVIMHWAEIGFKYSAHHMGEQLTALINIKPTRLLIEPGQKGRTIHERMLLD, encoded by the coding sequence ATGTTGATTATTGAACATCCTCAGGATCGCAGAGCACGAAGAACGCAGGATGCTATCATCGCTGCGGCGGTTTCTTTAATATTGGAAAAGGGAGCGGACGCTGTAACGATTCGGGACATTACGGAGCGAGCGGACTACAACCGAGGTACGTTCTATTTGCATTTTCCGGGCAAGCCGGAGCTACTTGAATTTATTTTGGAAGATTTCATGCAGGGTGTGGGACAAGCGTATGCAGAACCATATGCGCATTTAAAAGAAGTGGATATGACCGCATTGCTGCCATCTACAATGCCAGTTTTTAATTATATAGAAGCACATCAGGACATCTTTCGTGCTTTAATCACAATGCACAGTGATATGAGTTCCAGGCTATGTAATATGTTTCGTACCTACTTAACACAGGATTTTGTTCTTGTCACCGAGGATAGCGAGCACGTCATTAATTACGACATTATGCTGAGTTACCTTGTATCGGCAACAGTTGGCGTCATTATGCACTGGGCGGAGATCGGGTTTAAATATTCTGCACATCATATGGGTGAACAGTTAACGGCGTTGATCAACATCAAACCGACCCGTCTGCTGATTGAACCAGGGCAGAAGGGTCGGACGATTCACGAACGTATGCTGTTAGATTGA
- the cobA gene encoding uroporphyrinogen-III C-methyltransferase, whose product MSTSFVSIIGAGPGDPELITVKALKRIQTADVILYDRLVNDQLLAEAREDALRIYCGKAPGLHSMSQEMIGRMLITHATEGKRVVRLKGGDPFIFGRGGEEALVLAQAGIAFEVIPGITSAVGTSASTLIPLTHRGLASSFACVTGTGSDGNVSSVRWDLLAHSVDTLVIYMGISQLSDIQRELLRHGKHSSTPAALVERGTTSQERIITGTLAELQLLAVSESVNNPALIIIGEAVRVREQLVQLQRAADASMTG is encoded by the coding sequence ATGAGTACATCATTCGTCAGTATTATCGGTGCCGGTCCTGGTGACCCTGAACTGATCACGGTAAAAGCCTTGAAACGAATTCAAACGGCAGATGTTATTCTCTATGATCGTCTCGTCAATGATCAACTACTTGCCGAGGCTCGTGAAGATGCACTGCGCATCTATTGTGGCAAAGCTCCTGGGCTACACTCGATGAGCCAAGAGATGATTGGACGGATGCTCATCACCCATGCGACGGAAGGAAAACGAGTTGTTCGTCTCAAAGGCGGGGATCCGTTCATCTTCGGACGCGGCGGTGAAGAAGCACTTGTGCTAGCACAGGCCGGTATTGCCTTTGAGGTCATTCCAGGCATCACCTCTGCTGTCGGTACATCCGCATCCACCTTGATTCCGCTGACCCACCGCGGACTAGCTTCATCCTTCGCTTGTGTCACCGGAACCGGAAGTGATGGTAACGTATCATCGGTTCGCTGGGATCTGTTGGCTCATAGCGTGGATACTCTGGTCATTTACATGGGAATTAGCCAGTTATCTGATATCCAACGGGAGCTATTGCGTCATGGCAAACACAGCTCTACACCAGCGGCGCTTGTAGAACGGGGGACTACCTCGCAGGAAAGAATCATTACGGGCACACTCGCTGAATTGCAATTGCTCGCAGTATCTGAAAGTGTGAATAATCCGGCTTTAATTATCATTGGAGAGGCTGTACGTGTGCGCGAACAATTGGTACAACTGCAACGCGCAGCTGACGCTTCTATGACTGGATAG
- a CDS encoding response regulator transcription factor — translation MRILIAEDEIHLAEAVSQILKKNNYSVDMVHDGRSGLDYALSGIYDLLLLDIMMPEMDGITVLKTLRREGNHTPVILLTAKGEIDDKVTGLDYGADDYIAKPFATEELLARIRAALRRKGEVVPEDALKFGDIELNTVQLKLSVQGKEMKLNLKENELLELLITRKSAITSKEQIIEKLWGFDSEVEYNNVEVYISFLRKKLTFLNSAVRINTIRGVGYVLEVTT, via the coding sequence ATGAGAATACTAATTGCGGAAGATGAGATTCATTTGGCAGAAGCCGTATCACAGATATTGAAGAAGAATAATTACTCCGTAGATATGGTACATGACGGAAGATCGGGACTTGATTATGCACTCAGCGGCATTTACGATCTATTGCTGCTCGACATCATGATGCCGGAGATGGATGGAATTACGGTACTGAAGACATTGCGCAGGGAAGGTAACCACACACCGGTGATTTTGCTGACTGCTAAGGGAGAGATTGATGATAAAGTCACTGGGCTTGATTATGGAGCGGATGATTATATTGCGAAGCCGTTCGCTACAGAAGAGCTTCTAGCCCGCATTCGGGCAGCACTGCGACGTAAAGGTGAGGTTGTTCCTGAGGATGCTCTCAAATTCGGAGATATTGAGCTGAATACCGTGCAACTGAAGCTCTCGGTGCAGGGCAAAGAGATGAAGCTTAATCTGAAGGAAAACGAACTGCTAGAGCTACTGATTACGCGCAAATCGGCGATTACCTCCAAAGAGCAGATTATTGAGAAGTTGTGGGGTTTTGATTCGGAAGTGGAGTATAACAATGTGGAGGTGTACATCTCGTTTTTGCGCAAAAAATTAACCTTCCTGAATTCTGCGGTTCGCATTAATACCATTCGGGGTGTGGGTTATGTACTTGAGGTGACGACCTGA